One Plasmodium reichenowi strain SY57 chromosome Unknown, whole genome shotgun sequence DNA segment encodes these proteins:
- a CDS encoding rifin gives INSKGAPFFDEGTYSLFSTAVQSIAEKPTSLKTFTGEVEAAFAHAKADVLTQAGNATSTLTTAITATVVTIVVIVLILVIIYLILRYRRKKKMNKKQQYTKLLKE, from the coding sequence GCCCCATTTTTTGATGAGGGTActtattcattattttccaCGGCAGTACAAAGTATAGCTGAAAAACCTACTTCGCTTAAAACCTTTACTGGAGAAGTTGAAGCAGCTTTTGCTCATGCTAAAGCAGATGTATTGACACAAGCAGGCAATGCAACTAGTACTTTAACTACTGCTATAACTGCTACTGTTGTTACAATTGTAGTCATAGTTTTAATTTTGgtaattatttatttgattttaCGTTATCgacgaaaaaaaaaaatgaataaaaaacaacaatacacaaaattattaaaggaatag